Proteins encoded in a region of the Bombyx mori chromosome 21, ASM3026992v2 genome:
- the LOC134200893 gene encoding uncharacterized protein LOC134200893 isoform X1 — MLSCTEDDSSDIDSFENLYYGTLSLAQHILESRRNARDEKEGSLHSARSACSNSCSHHNLSNIKLPTIKLPTFDGNYLKWLEFRDTFDSLIHSNETISDINKFHYLRSSLEGGAALIIKSLEFSSKNYTIAWNLICERYDNKKILINNHLKALFEIESITNESHRAIRFLIDHVLKSLRALNTLEQPTDKWDIFIIYLVSTKLDSITFSKWEEHKNTFNNLPELSDFITFLRNSADILETMAVSRSEKHGNKFNLYKNNYKKPEPKVKEYYHNKTTKSFVTSANTKFSRSCPFCNQQHRIIDCPSFKQLSPEKKCVEVSKLNLCLNCLRRGHASNECRLLGTCKICRKKHNTLLHVDSPTLETNTSLSHCSYVPVSLPAKSAGQVLLGTALIEVINPENNNTYLARALLDAGSQSSFVTEQLKEHMGLIGRNMDTLCVSGINNCKTSISNSCHLTIKSRVNNFSAPLKCLVVPKITGLLPNTSVHVTNLNLPQHIQLADPKFFRPSDVDLLLGAEIFFELMLPNQIKLGSAKPVLQESKLGWIVAGPLYSSELNENRQVHCNFTKDISDQLTRFWSLEEVPSSKPTMSADDQFCERYFTATTKRLEDGRFSVFIPFKESPEVVLGDSFFIAKKRFLSLERKLKKTLI; from the coding sequence ATGTTGTCATGTACCGAAGATGACAGCAGTGATATAGATAGTTTCGAAAACTTATACTATGGTACATTATCTTTAGCTCAACATATACTTGAGTCGCGTCGTAACGCACGGGACGAAAAAGAGGGGAGCCTTCACTCAGCTCGCTCGGCATGCTCAAATAGTTGTAGTCATCATAATTTGAGCAACATTAAACTCCCTACCATAAAATTACCTACATTTGATGGAAATTATCTAAAATGGCTAGAATTTAGAGATACATTTGATTCTTTAATTCATTCGAATGAAACTATATCAgacattaataaatttcattatctGCGATCATCTTTGGAGGGTGGTGCAGCCTTAATCATAAAATCACTTGAGTTTAGCTCAAAAAATTACACTATAGCTTGGAACTTAATATGTGAACGTTATGATAACAAAAAGATTCTTATTAATAACCACTTAAAGGCGTTATTTGAAATAGAATCAATCACAAACGAGTCTCACAGAGCTATTCGATTTCTTATTGATCATGTCTTAAAAAGCTTGAGGGCTCTTAACACTTTAGAACAGCCTACTGACAAATgggatattttcattatatactTGGTGTCAACTAAACTAGATTCGATTACTTTTAGTAAATGGGAGGAACATAAAAATACCTTTAACAACTTACCTGAGCTATcagattttataacatttttacgTAATAGCGCTGATATTCTTGAGACAATGGCAGTGAGCAGAAGTGAGAAACAcggaaataaattcaatttgtacaagaataattataaaaaacctGAGCCGAAAGTTAAAGAATATTACCATAATAAAACAACCAAAAGCTTTGTGACTTCTGCCAATACCAAATTTTCTAGGTCGTGTCCATTTTGTAATCAGCAACATCGGATCATAGATTGCCCTTCATTTAAGCAATTATCACCTGAAAAGAAATGTGTTGAGGTCTCTAAATTAAACCTATGCCTTAACTGTTTGCGAAGAGGACACGCATCAAATGAATGTCGACTTTTGGGTACCTGTAAAATCTGTAGAAAGaaacataatacattgttgcatGTGGATAGTCCCACACTTGAAACAAATACTTCACTAAGTCATTGCAGCTACGTACCTGTATCTCTGCCTGCTAAATCTGCTGGTCAAGTTCTTCTTGGCACCGCCTTAATAGAAGTTATAAatcctgaaaataataatacttaccTTGCTCGTGCTTTACTTGATGCGGGCAGCCAATCATCATTTGTCACAGAACAGTTGAAGGAACACATGGGACTTATTGGTAGGAACATGGATACGTTATGCGTATCtggtataaataattgtaaaacgtCCATATCTAATAGTTGTCATTTGACTATAAAATCAcgtgttaataattttagtgCACCCCTTAAATGCTTAGTTGTTCCGAAAATAACTGGCTTGTTGCCGAATACATCAGTACATGTAACGAACCTTAACTTGCCCCAGCATATCCAATTAGCGGATCCTAAGTTCTTCCGCCCATCAGATGTTGACTTATTATTAGGTGCCGAAATATTCTTCGAGTTAATGTTacctaatcaaataaaattaggatCTGCAAAACCGGTTCTTCAGGAATCTAAATTAGGCTGGATTGTAGCAGGTCCTCTTTACAGTAGTGAGCTGAACGAGAATAGACAGGTGCACTGTAACTTCACTAAAGATATCAGTGATCAGCTGACAAGGTTTTGGAGTCTTGAAGAAGTACCATCCTCAAAACCTACTATGTCTGCTGACGACCAATTTTGTGAACGCTACTTTACTGCAACCACCAAGCGTCTTGAAGATGGTAGATTTTCAgtatttattccattcaaagAATCCCCTGAAGTAGTACTAGGTGATTCGTTCTTTATTGCAAAAAAGCGTTTCTTGAGCCTTGAGAGAAAACTTAAAAAGACCTTAATTTAA